A genomic region of Candidatus Thorarchaeota archaeon contains the following coding sequences:
- a CDS encoding PAS domain-containing protein → MSEQDTCTISNYIDMARYVMDLVDIGFMLFRDSKCLYANKTALEFIKKDDFKNNNIRTLFDALLKEDVNKIINALHEKNGNKVFIRAPKASRDNVLSIGFRIIECKDGLLDELTIEEVIPNKILENFPSEGLTPWQIMMDFIHQPAVLLGMDMKLIAVNRTSAQFLGAADPQEIIGADIQDIIIKDDIEKLKRRAEELSKDVIGSGVGRYHAIRKDGTIIPVEIATSVIRDKENRPVAFLALARDVTEDEKARIELVKREQQLRNIFNTYPQPAYMLEKQGDRIILVTTNNKIRELTEGDITKYIGRPLEELFPEDSGIPSLVQSVMETGIQQQKESLFIHRDSGRHINIIASCAKADKDLVILITTDISAIRKSQEQVRKSEREKTIILGSLSEQVIYFTGPDLKIAWANRAAAEDVGLSEEEVIGERCYELWTNRDEPCVGCPVLEVYRTKQRYKGEMTGSRNRIFQVIVSPILDEKENITGVVEVARDVTEERVALRLLEEARQNLQLLNDLLTHDLNNIYQGVLIGLELLRESTEQSPTASEQLEIIMSQIERSIELIRKVQKLNQIDRVPKDLRSVHVIAIIDKVVEAIKQDFPDRTVKLDVKRPRVCPTVKGDEFLFDAIFNLVHNAVKFSDDEPVRVDIKITHMTSQQQVEIIIDDFGPGIDEATKAILFKERVLGAKGGSGIGLTLVKRIIERYGGHVSVGDRIEGKWEKGSRFKLVLPTA, encoded by the coding sequence ATGAGTGAGCAGGACACCTGTACTATATCCAATTACATAGACATGGCCCGGTACGTAATGGATCTGGTAGACATCGGATTTATGCTATTTAGGGATTCAAAATGCCTGTACGCTAATAAGACAGCATTGGAATTTATTAAAAAAGACGACTTCAAAAACAATAATATAAGAACTCTATTTGATGCCCTTCTAAAAGAAGATGTCAATAAAATAATAAATGCCCTGCACGAAAAAAATGGAAACAAAGTGTTTATCCGCGCCCCAAAAGCATCACGTGACAACGTGCTAAGTATTGGATTCAGAATAATAGAGTGTAAAGATGGATTACTTGATGAACTCACGATTGAAGAGGTTATCCCAAATAAGATACTAGAGAATTTTCCTTCAGAGGGTCTCACACCATGGCAAATAATGATGGATTTCATTCATCAGCCAGCAGTACTCTTAGGAATGGATATGAAACTGATTGCAGTCAACCGAACAAGTGCCCAATTTCTGGGAGCGGCAGATCCACAAGAGATCATAGGTGCGGATATTCAAGACATTATCATCAAAGATGATATAGAGAAACTCAAGAGAAGAGCAGAGGAACTAAGTAAAGACGTAATTGGATCCGGCGTTGGCCGATACCATGCAATACGAAAAGATGGAACAATCATACCAGTTGAAATTGCAACATCAGTAATACGAGACAAGGAGAATCGGCCTGTTGCGTTTTTGGCACTGGCACGAGATGTAACAGAAGATGAAAAGGCACGTATCGAATTAGTCAAGAGAGAACAACAACTTAGAAATATTTTCAATACATATCCGCAGCCAGCATATATGTTAGAAAAACAAGGTGATAGAATAATTCTCGTCACAACCAACAATAAGATCCGTGAACTAACAGAGGGGGATATTACAAAATATATCGGACGCCCATTAGAGGAGCTCTTCCCAGAGGATTCGGGAATTCCCAGTTTAGTTCAGAGTGTCATGGAAACGGGAATCCAACAACAAAAAGAATCTCTTTTTATCCATAGAGATTCCGGGCGACACATTAACATCATCGCAAGCTGTGCTAAAGCCGATAAGGACCTGGTCATTCTTATTACAACAGACATCTCAGCGATTAGAAAAAGTCAAGAGCAAGTCAGAAAGAGCGAACGAGAAAAAACAATCATACTTGGTTCTCTTTCCGAACAAGTGATCTATTTCACAGGACCTGACCTAAAGATTGCCTGGGCAAACAGGGCCGCTGCGGAAGACGTCGGCCTATCGGAAGAGGAGGTCATCGGCGAGCGTTGTTATGAGCTCTGGACCAATAGGGATGAACCATGTGTAGGGTGCCCGGTGTTAGAGGTATATCGGACCAAACAGAGGTACAAAGGGGAGATGACAGGTTCACGTAATCGCATATTCCAGGTAATAGTAAGTCCAATCTTAGACGAGAAGGAGAATATCACTGGTGTAGTAGAAGTGGCACGTGATGTAACGGAAGAACGAGTGGCGCTTCGCCTCTTGGAGGAGGCCAGACAGAATTTACAGTTGCTCAATGATCTCCTCACTCATGATCTTAATAATATATACCAGGGCGTGCTCATCGGCTTAGAGTTGTTAAGAGAGTCAACAGAGCAAAGTCCCACAGCATCAGAACAGCTTGAAATAATCATGTCACAGATTGAGAGAAGCATCGAACTCATACGTAAAGTCCAGAAACTCAACCAGATAGATCGAGTTCCTAAAGATCTTCGGAGTGTCCACGTAATTGCAATCATTGACAAAGTGGTTGAGGCAATAAAGCAAGATTTTCCAGACAGGACTGTCAAATTGGATGTGAAAAGACCAAGGGTATGCCCGACCGTAAAGGGAGACGAGTTTCTTTTTGATGCAATTTTCAATCTTGTACATAATGCGGTAAAATTCTCCGATGATGAACCAGTTCGTGTCGACATTAAAATTACACATATGACATCACAACAACAAGTTGAGATCATAATAGATGACTTCGGACCAGGCATAGACGAGGCCACTAAAGCGATACTGTTCAAAGAGCGAGTATTGGGGGCCAAAGGCGGAAGTGGTATCGGACTGACCTTAGTCAAACGGATTATAGAGCGATATGGTGGACATGTCTCGGTAGGGGATCGTATAGAGGGAAAATGGGAAAAGGGATCGCGTTTCAAATTAGTCCTACCGACTGCGTGA
- a CDS encoding PAS domain S-box protein yields the protein MSEDGHRQSLGNTGIPYQAIVDTMNDALIVLDENDVITYANHSFMELIGYRLSEIVGHHITDFVSEKEAEKVQKNNVLRRKGLSSQYQLDWTHWTGDRVHTIISATPILDAEGNYSGSFAVVTDITSYRIEQEKRIRNERRFRLLLESMNEAVAFISTKFILEYGNQRLFDLLGYPREEALGKSIYEFIDSTEYDGARNFLENPERELRSYELLIITKNKERIHTLVTPRPIINEQGEQVGFLGVLLDVSELKLKSQQLEETEARYEILFEEMPVGLISIDQEGGVINANRRAVDILGAPSLEELKSVNFLTGKTPKELGVAEALIECQRKKEPVTREIEYHTRWGQKGYGRYRLHPRLDNEGKIIEILGVFDDITERREMEEALRESEANYRNLAENSLQGISIIQDQKYVFVNQAFADIVGRSCKEIYKLGPKAWEFVHPDDREYLMELADKRRQGDDISLTYKYRFVRPDGEVRWVEAFAKYIDYNGKLALQIVVIDITDREKAQAELRESQEMLQLVLKTIPQSVFWKDTNSVYLGCNDAFARLAGLSSPEEVVGKTDYDLPWLKEESESYIALDKQVIETGESIFGLVEQLHTADGQVVWSETTKVPLYDTQGNIIGVLGTLHDVTERQEKEEAIQHSEQKYRTLAESSLQGLAIITREGVRYANTALWKLLGIPEDSAEIPLIRPERFVHPEDRERVANIIIAKIERRPAANNLEFRIIDQSGNIRWVEGFASSMEFESEPAAQLVLIDITDRMAAEREVKSAKDRAELYIDIMSHDIRNHLQVIVNSATLMRTAADESTKDSFLNIINESIMRVSRLIDEVRATEELVNAPMRKRDLREALDLCIKALSQSSSTIRFHENTEVTKAEIEADSFLELLITNILVNAVEHNPNAPKSVWVRLYEEGNGYVITIADNGPGVSDTMKANLFDRSRRFGGLGLHQSQQIVEKYGGKIVVMDRVPGDYTQGAMFKIWIPKPTDLQ from the coding sequence ATGAGTGAAGATGGCCATCGACAATCTTTAGGAAACACCGGTATTCCGTATCAGGCAATTGTCGATACAATGAATGATGCATTGATAGTACTCGATGAGAACGATGTGATCACCTATGCCAATCATAGTTTTATGGAACTTATAGGGTATAGACTCTCAGAGATCGTAGGACATCATATTACCGATTTTGTGAGCGAGAAGGAAGCAGAAAAAGTACAGAAAAACAACGTGCTTCGACGGAAGGGGCTATCTTCACAGTATCAGCTGGACTGGACTCATTGGACGGGCGATCGAGTTCATACTATAATATCCGCGACCCCCATACTTGATGCGGAGGGGAATTACAGCGGATCTTTTGCTGTTGTCACCGATATCACATCATATCGGATAGAACAAGAGAAACGAATCCGAAATGAGCGCAGATTTAGACTCTTGTTAGAGAGCATGAACGAGGCAGTGGCCTTCATTTCTACGAAATTCATACTTGAATATGGAAACCAGCGATTATTCGATCTCCTTGGATATCCACGAGAAGAGGCATTAGGCAAGTCGATATATGAGTTCATTGACTCCACCGAATACGATGGCGCACGAAACTTCTTGGAAAATCCTGAGAGAGAATTACGAAGCTATGAGCTTTTAATAATAACTAAAAACAAGGAGCGGATTCATACTCTAGTGACACCAAGACCCATAATAAATGAACAAGGGGAACAGGTCGGATTTTTAGGCGTACTGTTAGACGTAAGTGAACTCAAATTAAAATCACAACAACTCGAAGAAACAGAAGCAAGGTATGAAATATTGTTTGAAGAGATGCCCGTAGGGCTGATCTCGATTGACCAGGAGGGAGGCGTCATCAATGCAAACAGACGAGCTGTTGACATTTTAGGTGCGCCATCATTAGAGGAACTAAAGAGTGTAAACTTTCTCACTGGAAAGACCCCCAAAGAATTAGGAGTTGCCGAGGCACTCATAGAGTGCCAGAGAAAAAAAGAACCAGTCACACGTGAGATTGAGTATCATACACGCTGGGGGCAAAAAGGGTATGGCCGATACCGCCTTCACCCCAGACTCGACAATGAGGGAAAAATCATCGAGATCCTTGGCGTCTTTGACGACATAACAGAACGACGAGAGATGGAAGAGGCACTTAGGGAATCTGAGGCGAATTATAGAAACCTAGCAGAAAACTCGCTTCAGGGAATATCAATTATTCAGGATCAGAAATATGTGTTTGTCAATCAGGCATTTGCGGATATTGTTGGAAGATCATGTAAAGAGATCTACAAGCTAGGGCCGAAGGCATGGGAGTTTGTGCACCCTGATGATAGAGAGTATCTTATGGAACTCGCAGACAAAAGACGACAGGGCGATGATATTTCTCTTACCTATAAATACAGATTTGTGAGACCAGATGGAGAAGTGCGATGGGTCGAGGCATTTGCAAAGTATATTGACTACAATGGGAAACTGGCCCTTCAGATAGTAGTTATTGACATTACCGACAGAGAAAAGGCTCAGGCAGAATTACGCGAATCACAAGAGATGCTTCAATTAGTTCTTAAGACAATCCCTCAGAGCGTGTTCTGGAAGGACACAAATTCCGTCTATCTGGGCTGTAATGACGCATTCGCCAGACTCGCAGGATTATCATCCCCAGAAGAAGTAGTAGGGAAGACAGATTATGATCTACCTTGGTTAAAAGAAGAGTCCGAGAGTTATATCGCACTCGATAAGCAGGTCATAGAAACTGGAGAGAGCATCTTTGGGCTTGTGGAGCAACTACACACAGCAGATGGGCAAGTGGTCTGGTCCGAGACCACAAAAGTGCCATTATACGATACACAGGGAAACATCATCGGAGTTCTTGGCACTCTGCATGATGTGACTGAACGCCAAGAGAAAGAGGAGGCAATTCAGCACTCCGAGCAGAAATATCGTACACTGGCCGAGAGTAGCCTGCAGGGTCTTGCAATTATCACAAGAGAAGGAGTGCGGTATGCAAACACAGCCCTATGGAAATTACTAGGGATTCCCGAAGACAGTGCAGAGATACCGCTCATTCGTCCTGAGAGGTTTGTTCATCCAGAGGACAGAGAGAGAGTGGCAAATATCATTATAGCAAAAATCGAGCGACGGCCTGCTGCGAATAACCTTGAGTTCAGAATTATTGACCAGAGTGGAAACATTCGCTGGGTCGAGGGATTTGCAAGCTCCATGGAGTTTGAGAGCGAACCCGCAGCGCAACTTGTTCTCATAGATATTACAGATCGGATGGCCGCAGAGCGAGAGGTCAAGTCTGCAAAGGACAGAGCAGAATTATATATAGATATAATGAGCCATGATATCAGAAACCATCTGCAAGTAATCGTCAATAGTGCCACACTGATGAGAACAGCAGCGGACGAGTCCACGAAGGACTCTTTCCTGAATATAATCAATGAGTCAATAATGCGTGTATCGCGGCTCATAGACGAGGTCCGAGCAACGGAAGAACTGGTCAATGCACCCATGAGAAAGCGAGACCTTCGAGAAGCATTGGATCTCTGCATCAAGGCATTATCTCAAAGCAGTAGTACAATCCGATTTCACGAGAATACTGAGGTCACAAAAGCTGAAATCGAAGCGGATAGTTTTCTTGAGCTGCTTATCACAAACATCCTCGTTAATGCAGTCGAACATAATCCCAATGCCCCAAAGAGCGTCTGGGTCCGCCTCTACGAAGAAGGCAATGGGTACGTGATCACGATCGCTGACAATGGCCCAGGAGTATCGGACACCATGAAGGCGAATCTGTTTGATAGATCGCGGCGATTCGGTGGTCTTGGACTTCATCAATCTCAACAGATCGTTGAGAAGTATGGCGGCAAGATAGTAGTGATGGACAGAGTTCCGGGAGACTATACGCAGGGAGCCATGTTCAAAATCTGGATCCCAAAACCCACTGACCTTCAATAG
- a CDS encoding thioredoxin family protein, translating to MTKLTNIDLDDLRTRSMSVREYFDTLSGKAKDEIVEKYEAYRLDGSVLEKLKEYPDIACVVFSAAWCIDCKNALPVFRHLEEQLGMEFIVFGSVKTDPLNPDKKWASPPSPPEINEWDANAIPWIVIFDKNGNEIGTIIEKPHVKDTLEAEILYHLESNN from the coding sequence ATGACTAAACTGACCAATATTGACCTTGATGACCTACGTACACGCAGCATGTCTGTACGTGAATACTTTGACACGCTGTCAGGTAAGGCTAAAGATGAGATAGTTGAGAAATATGAGGCATACCGACTGGATGGTTCTGTTCTTGAGAAATTGAAGGAGTACCCTGATATCGCCTGTGTCGTCTTTAGTGCTGCTTGGTGCATTGATTGTAAGAATGCACTCCCTGTCTTTCGTCATCTTGAAGAACAACTCGGTATGGAGTTTATTGTCTTTGGTAGTGTAAAGACCGATCCTTTGAACCCCGATAAAAAGTGGGCTTCTCCCCCCTCCCCTCCCGAGATTAACGAATGGGACGCCAATGCCATTCCGTGGATAGTGATTTTCGACAAGAACGGAAACGAGATTGGAACGATCATCGAGAAGCCCCACGTGAAGGACACACTCGAGGCTGAGATACTCTACCATCTCGAGTCCAACAACTAA
- a CDS encoding M48 family metalloprotease, translated as MSVPQLVTQVEQDKWRALLAFAIVDLLQIVFVSFLYLDTTSLFIVGFDFTRTNTFVSVTLFIAISLVQVILLYYTALGTLAKESMMELFPHATEKTKWSCKYSREQIVKWTREIAQQSQIEVKKIYLLQSPIPNAFTFSLPLIGSIVVIHSNLINLLNPDEVKAIISHEIAHIRNKDSIVQILARTPDFFIHIIYLYVYIRIGLGIIDALLVTFDPIAVAARLVALIIFIIMSRIFISIGTRFIQRASRAAEHLADYHAATLVGATVTVNALLRLGQRMEAITALANEIKWLASLNDSNIMPLTETEMNRTIHALSQLELDDKTARREAPRIFLENRLRLLRDVYGLNLSDEQIEDAIAPAVKKLVEQHSKAELASQGTTVDWRRADLDGNERLDTDELTQLVALLRKNPSKLMFDNEVGRNFLVLDHPDFRQRVLFIADALGI; from the coding sequence GTGAGCGTTCCACAATTAGTCACACAGGTCGAACAGGATAAGTGGCGAGCCCTCCTTGCATTTGCAATTGTTGACTTGCTACAAATCGTCTTTGTCTCATTTCTCTATCTTGACACGACATCACTGTTCATTGTTGGATTTGATTTTACACGGACCAATACGTTTGTGTCCGTGACCTTGTTCATTGCGATATCACTTGTACAGGTCATTCTACTGTACTATACTGCGCTGGGGACTCTTGCGAAAGAGAGCATGATGGAACTCTTCCCCCACGCGACTGAAAAGACCAAGTGGTCCTGCAAATATTCGAGAGAGCAGATAGTAAAATGGACGAGGGAGATTGCTCAGCAGAGCCAAATAGAGGTCAAAAAAATATATCTCCTGCAATCACCGATCCCGAACGCCTTCACGTTTAGTCTTCCATTGATAGGTTCAATTGTCGTCATCCATAGTAATCTAATCAACCTCTTGAACCCCGATGAGGTCAAGGCCATAATCTCGCACGAGATCGCACATATTCGCAACAAAGATTCGATTGTTCAGATTCTTGCACGCACACCTGATTTCTTCATCCACATCATCTATCTCTATGTCTACATCAGAATTGGACTCGGGATCATCGATGCACTTCTGGTCACATTTGACCCCATCGCAGTTGCGGCCCGTCTTGTTGCACTAATCATCTTCATCATCATGTCAAGGATATTCATTTCGATTGGAACACGATTTATCCAGAGAGCCAGCCGAGCGGCTGAGCACCTCGCAGACTATCATGCAGCCACTCTTGTTGGGGCAACAGTCACGGTAAATGCGCTGCTCCGACTAGGACAACGTATGGAAGCAATCACAGCCTTGGCAAACGAGATCAAGTGGCTGGCATCACTCAACGACTCCAACATCATGCCGCTGACAGAAACCGAGATGAATAGAACAATACACGCTCTGTCCCAATTAGAACTCGATGATAAGACAGCCCGACGCGAAGCGCCCCGTATCTTTCTTGAAAACCGCTTACGATTACTCAGGGATGTATATGGCCTTAATCTGAGTGATGAACAGATCGAGGATGCTATAGCACCCGCTGTCAAGAAACTAGTTGAACAGCATAGCAAAGCAGAACTGGCAAGTCAGGGTACAACAGTTGATTGGAGAAGAGCCGATCTTGATGGGAATGAACGGCTTGACACAGATGAACTTACACAGCTCGTTGCATTACTCAGAAAAAATCCTTCCAAGCTGATGTTTGACAATGAGGTCGGAAGAAATTTTCTGGTGCTGGATCATCCTGACTTCAGGCAGAGAGTTCTGTTTATTGCTGATGCATTAGGCATTTAA
- a CDS encoding MFS transporter, with protein MNEDATSNATDTLQVGPYMIVLATGFGVFLSALDSSIVNVSLWTMAESFGVGMAEIQWVTVAYLLVLTSMMPLAGKMGDRYGKTRVFKFGILFFTIGSLTCALSSSLIILIASRVFQAFGSSMMTATGLALITYFTTSENRGRAIGLNSVVLATALGLGPVLGGILTEFFGWESIFLVNLPVGLVGFAIVTLFIPSTEHITEVHFDTIGAGLFFLSLFSLVYAASLGVKMGLEFLLLLIGISVLAFAGLFVREKRFISPIIPTTVMMDRHISISLVTALFSFMAIAPVTFLLPFLFQDALGISQSMTGVFLAIQPIVFSVSGPLAGLLSERITARSQTMIGLVVQLVGLIALGLVAPDLILMGLSIVVMATGLSLFTVANGNFIMTSAPKQYLGVVSALTNIARTTGFSVAIALATTFFSWFFSIINPTHVSSGSAYISYYTLAISWSFWAFALLLIFAIVLTPFRGLSPSETERTSDEPIDE; from the coding sequence ATGAACGAGGATGCTACAAGTAACGCAACGGACACCCTGCAAGTCGGTCCTTACATGATTGTATTGGCTACAGGTTTTGGTGTCTTTCTTAGTGCGCTGGACTCCTCGATTGTAAACGTTTCATTATGGACGATGGCCGAGAGTTTTGGTGTGGGAATGGCCGAGATCCAATGGGTGACGGTTGCGTACCTACTAGTTCTCACGTCAATGATGCCTCTTGCTGGAAAGATGGGCGACCGTTATGGCAAGACGCGTGTCTTCAAATTTGGGATTCTCTTCTTTACTATTGGATCGCTCACCTGTGCCCTCTCTTCATCTCTTATCATACTAATTGCATCACGTGTGTTTCAAGCCTTTGGTTCGAGTATGATGACTGCTACAGGTCTTGCGTTGATCACTTACTTTACAACTTCTGAGAACAGGGGCCGGGCCATCGGTCTCAACTCTGTGGTGTTGGCCACAGCTCTAGGCCTTGGTCCCGTGCTTGGAGGAATTCTCACCGAGTTCTTTGGTTGGGAGAGTATCTTTCTTGTAAATCTTCCAGTTGGCCTTGTTGGGTTTGCAATTGTTACATTATTCATTCCCTCTACTGAACATATAACCGAAGTCCACTTTGACACTATAGGGGCCGGACTGTTTTTCCTCTCTCTCTTCTCCCTTGTCTATGCAGCCTCACTTGGAGTGAAGATGGGGCTTGAATTTCTCCTCCTCTTGATAGGTATCTCAGTCCTTGCCTTTGCAGGCCTGTTTGTTCGGGAGAAGCGTTTCATCTCTCCAATCATTCCTACCACAGTAATGATGGATCGCCATATTTCTATCAGCCTTGTGACGGCTCTCTTTTCTTTCATGGCAATCGCACCAGTCACTTTTCTTTTGCCGTTTCTGTTTCAAGATGCTCTGGGGATTAGTCAGAGTATGACTGGAGTATTTCTTGCAATTCAGCCAATTGTGTTCTCGGTAAGTGGCCCTCTCGCTGGACTTCTCTCAGAGCGTATCACTGCACGTTCTCAGACCATGATTGGTCTGGTGGTTCAGTTAGTGGGACTTATTGCGTTGGGACTGGTGGCACCAGATCTCATTTTGATGGGGCTGAGTATTGTTGTGATGGCCACTGGACTATCGCTCTTTACAGTTGCTAATGGGAATTTCATCATGACCTCAGCACCGAAACAATACTTGGGCGTCGTCAGTGCACTCACAAACATTGCTCGGACAACTGGTTTCTCTGTCGCTATTGCATTGGCAACTACCTTCTTCTCATGGTTCTTTTCAATTATCAATCCCACCCATGTCTCATCTGGTTCTGCCTACATCAGCTATTATACCTTGGCGATATCATGGTCGTTCTGGGCCTTTGCTCTATTGTTGATCTTCGCTATAGTGTTGACACCATTCCGAGGTCTGAGCCCCTCGGAAACTGAACGCACCAGCGATGAACCGATTGACGAGTAA
- a CDS encoding caspase family protein, translating into MRRNTFLGVALLAVFAFAFVAAPAMSAATVRDPVTVTRAGYRGGRWQNTAPTVTITEPANLATVQGVVTITATATDAQDGTLVPTISIDGVVVTTGNSYTWDTTTVDDGTHTITASATDSGGLTGTDTNTVTVDNVEDPPPPPGQNKYAVIVGISDYQAVNDLSYCDEDATDWYNYLSGLGYTIKLFGDNSNSYPQWDGLATEYNVKNALADFIALADEDDIVVFASSGHGTTYTGGETICMWDYGVGSDGEDGSFTDVELAQVFEPAVSKVFIFLDHCYSGGMNEVMSDTNAANFYLTTTCTDSGYGYDAPSYENGAWTYWFLEAGLVGQGFTTMEQCFDWALSNYPYGGADTPQEFDGNPAVSFTL; encoded by the coding sequence TTGAGAAGGAACACCTTTCTTGGAGTTGCGCTGCTTGCCGTCTTTGCTTTTGCATTTGTGGCAGCCCCCGCAATGAGCGCGGCCACGGTTCGTGATCCAGTCACAGTCACTCGTGCTGGATACCGTGGCGGTCGCTGGCAGAACACAGCCCCTACAGTGACGATCACTGAGCCAGCAAATCTTGCTACGGTTCAAGGTGTAGTAACAATTACCGCAACGGCCACAGACGCACAAGATGGAACTCTTGTGCCGACGATATCAATTGATGGTGTTGTCGTGACCACTGGTAACTCTTACACCTGGGATACGACTACTGTAGATGATGGGACTCATACTATCACCGCATCTGCTACAGACAGTGGTGGACTCACTGGTACCGATACGAACACAGTGACAGTGGACAACGTAGAAGATCCGCCTCCCCCGCCGGGTCAGAACAAATACGCTGTGATCGTTGGCATCTCTGACTATCAGGCAGTCAATGATCTGTCATATTGTGATGAGGACGCAACAGATTGGTACAACTATCTGAGTGGGCTTGGTTATACGATCAAGCTCTTCGGGGATAACTCGAACAGCTATCCCCAGTGGGATGGGCTTGCGACCGAGTACAATGTCAAGAACGCACTTGCCGATTTCATTGCACTTGCTGATGAAGATGACATTGTTGTCTTTGCCAGCTCAGGTCATGGAACCACCTACACTGGTGGAGAGACTATCTGCATGTGGGACTATGGAGTAGGTAGTGATGGCGAGGATGGATCATTTACTGATGTCGAGCTGGCGCAGGTCTTTGAGCCAGCTGTCAGTAAGGTCTTCATCTTCCTTGATCACTGCTACTCTGGTGGCATGAACGAAGTCATGTCAGACACCAACGCGGCCAACTTCTATCTGACAACTACCTGTACCGATTCAGGCTATGGTTATGATGCACCATCCTATGAGAACGGCGCTTGGACCTACTGGTTCCTTGAGGCTGGTCTTGTCGGTCAAGGATTCACGACCATGGAGCAATGTTTCGATTGGGCTCTGTCTAACTATCCTTATGGTGGTGCAGACACCCCCCAAGAGTTCGATGGTAACCCCGCAGTTTCCTTTACTCTGTAA
- a CDS encoding 4Fe-4S binding protein: MNRRGLGRRRGFGRSRMNRGNQFGGPYRDHNFGGYHAAGPSSSSGENIPSSSSEVSQDVESSVSNDSQPVEAQPQTTSYDPTRPHVDQSLCASCAVCLRACPMGAISMDGPFAVIDQQRCAGCGVCIRACPRGAIKFGQ; the protein is encoded by the coding sequence ATGAATCGACGTGGTCTTGGTCGCAGACGCGGCTTTGGTCGTTCTAGAATGAATAGGGGCAATCAATTTGGTGGACCTTATCGGGATCATAATTTTGGTGGATATCATGCAGCAGGTCCAAGTTCTTCTTCAGGTGAAAATATTCCGTCTTCTTCTTCTGAAGTGTCACAAGATGTCGAGTCCTCGGTATCTAATGATTCTCAGCCTGTCGAAGCGCAACCTCAAACAACCAGCTATGATCCCACCCGACCACATGTGGATCAGTCCTTATGTGCAAGTTGTGCTGTGTGTTTGAGAGCCTGTCCTATGGGTGCGATTTCTATGGATGGCCCTTTTGCGGTCATTGACCAGCAGAGATGTGCGGGTTGTGGTGTCTGTATTCGCGCATGTCCACGTGGTGCTATAAAGTTCGGTCAGTGA
- the arcC gene encoding carbamate kinase: MATPKTSVVAIGGNSLIRDKTKRSIPDQYQAAAETSRHIADMILEGWNIVITSGNGPQVGSILRRSEIAANEVHKIPLDYCGAQSQGQIGYMIARALTNEFKKRGIERTVAGIITQVVVDKNDPAFKNPTKPIGTFMDKDTAMQRAKTLGWEVVEDSGRGWRRVVPSPIPQKIVELSAIKSLIENGISVYAVGGGGIPVIEKEDGSVEGVAAVIDKDYASSLLASDLNVDLLLISTAVEKVYINFDKPDQKAIDSMTVSEAKRYIEENQFAPGSMLPKIKACIQFIERGGELALITDPPNITRALHGETGTRIVPD, from the coding sequence ATGGCAACACCAAAGACAAGCGTAGTTGCGATAGGTGGCAACTCATTAATTCGCGATAAGACAAAAAGATCGATTCCTGATCAATATCAAGCCGCGGCCGAAACCAGCAGGCACATCGCTGATATGATTCTTGAGGGCTGGAACATCGTTATCACGTCAGGTAACGGCCCTCAGGTCGGCTCGATTCTCAGACGCTCTGAAATTGCAGCGAACGAGGTACACAAGATTCCTCTAGACTATTGTGGTGCTCAGAGTCAAGGTCAGATAGGATACATGATCGCCCGAGCACTCACGAATGAATTCAAGAAACGGGGGATAGAGAGGACAGTTGCGGGAATCATCACACAGGTCGTTGTTGACAAAAATGATCCGGCATTCAAGAACCCAACCAAGCCCATTGGTACATTCATGGATAAGGATACTGCAATGCAGAGGGCAAAGACACTTGGCTGGGAAGTCGTTGAAGACTCGGGTCGCGGATGGCGGAGAGTCGTTCCATCACCCATTCCACAGAAAATCGTTGAACTGAGCGCCATCAAATCTTTGATTGAGAATGGCATCAGTGTCTATGCAGTTGGTGGTGGTGGAATTCCAGTCATTGAAAAGGAAGATGGATCGGTCGAGGGTGTTGCGGCAGTCATCGACAAAGACTACGCTTCAAGCCTGCTTGCCAGCGACCTGAATGTGGATCTCCTGCTCATCTCCACAGCTGTTGAAAAGGTCTACATCAACTTCGATAAACCCGACCAGAAAGCCATTGATTCGATGACGGTATCCGAAGCCAAACGATACATTGAGGAAAACCAATTCGCTCCTGGAAGTATGCTTCCCAAAATCAAGGCTTGCATTCAGTTCATCGAGCGTGGTGGCGAACTCGCCTTAATCACCGATCCCCCAAACATCACACGTGCACTTCATGGAGAAACAGGTACTCGAATCGTTCCCGATTAA